Proteins encoded in a region of the Coffea eugenioides isolate CCC68of chromosome 4, Ceug_1.0, whole genome shotgun sequence genome:
- the LOC113768160 gene encoding coatomer subunit zeta-1-like, translating to MSAFSISREACPTIKNILLLDSEGKRVAVKYFCDDWPTNAARLAFEKSIFTKTQKTNARTEAEIAMLESNIVVYKFVQDLHFFVTGGDEENELILTTVLQGFYDAVALLLRNNVDQREALENLDLILLCLDEIVDGGIVLETDGSIIAGKVATHTMDDGSPLSEQTISQALATAREHLTRSLLR from the exons ATGTCTGCCTTCTCCATCTCTCGC GAGGCTTGCCCTACCATAAAGAACATCCTCTTATTGGATTCTGAAGGAAAGCGGGTGGCGGTTAAGTATTTTTGTGATGATTGGCCTACAAACGCTGCAAGGTTAGCTTTTGAGAAGTCTATCTTCACAAAAACTCAGAAGACAAATGCCCGCACTGAAG CGGAGATAGCAATGCTGGAGAGCAACATTGTTGTGTACAAGTTTGTTCAAGATCTACACTTCTTTGTGACTGGAGGTGATGAGGAAAACGAGCTGATATTAACTACTGTTCTCCAAGGTTTTTATGATGCTGTTGCCTTGCTTCTCAG GaacaatgtggaccaaagggaGGCACTTGAGAACTTAGATCTGATTCTGCTGTGCCTTGACGAGATTGTTGATGGGGG GATCGTTCTTGAGACTGATGGCAGTATAATTGCTGGAAAGGTAGCCACCCATACTATGGATGATGGTTCACCATTGTCCGAGCAG ACCATTTCTCAAGCTCTGGCCACAGCACGCGAGCATTTGACAAGATCACTGCTTAGATGA
- the LOC113767847 gene encoding EPIDERMAL PATTERNING FACTOR-like protein 5, with translation MHMLNLVCITSCRPLVPNGGHAFHSGSSGTEQSPPSLNKSVSLVDKVPLPPGGVGEEVKNGGGGGGEEKEEVSRRIGSSPPSCDHKCFGCMPCEAIQVPTTHGRVGVQYANYEPEGWKCKCGPTFYTP, from the exons ATGCACATGCTAAATTTGGTTTGCATAACCAGCTGCAGGCCCCTCGTGCCAAATGGTGGCCATGCTTTTCACTCAG GGTCCTCAGGGACAGAGCAGAGTCCCCCGTCTTTGAACAAAAGCGTGAGCTTGGTGGACAAGGTCCCTCTCCCACCCGGCGGAGTAGGAGAGGAAGTAAAGaacggaggaggaggaggaggagaagagaAGGAAGAAGTTAGCAGAAGAATAGGATCAAGTCCACCAAGCTGCGACCACAAGTGCTTTggatgcatgccatgtgaagcCATTCAGGTGCCAACCACCCACGGCCGGGTGGGAGTGCAGTATGCAAACTATGAACCTGAGGGCTGGAAATGCAAGTGCGGCCCTACCTTCTACACTCCATAG
- the LOC113769459 gene encoding uncharacterized protein LOC113769459 isoform X1 → MAEDSTKGFSSSSPDKKHVKSPDLIERAKEEIEAVFHAGKSPRHHKETHGTSDDIDDKTPVDEVKGPSVFHRVKEEIEAVVEAVHPKK, encoded by the exons ATGGCAGAAGACAGTACGAAAGGGTTCTCATCCTCGTCTCCGG ATAAGAAACATGTGAAATCACCTGATTTGATTGAACGAGCTAAAGAAGAGATTGAGGCAGTCTTTCATGCTGGGAAATCACCTCGTCACCACAAGGAAACCCACGGAACAAGCGATGACATTGATGATAAGACACCGGTTGATGAAGTTAAGGGACCGAGTGTATTTCATAGAGTGAAGGAAGAGATTGAAGCTGTTGTGGAAGCAGTTCACCCCAAGAAATA G
- the LOC113769459 gene encoding uncharacterized protein LOC113769459 isoform X2, with amino-acid sequence MAEDSTKGFSSSSPDKKHVKSPDLIERAKEEIEAVFHAGKSPRHHKETHGTSDDIDDKTPVDEVKGPSVFHRVKEEIEAVVEAVHPKK; translated from the exons ATGGCAGAAGACAGTACGAAAGGGTTCTCATCCTCGTCTCCGG ATAAGAAACATGTGAAATCACCTGATTTGATTGAACGAGCTAAAGAAGAGATTGAGGCAGTCTTTCATGCTGGGAAATCACCTCGTCACCACAAGGAAACCCACGGAACAAGCGATGACATTGATGATAAGACACCGGTTGATGAAGTTAAGGGACCGAGTGTATTTCATAGAGTGAAGGAAGAGATTGAAGCTGTTGTGGAAGCAGTTCACCCCAAGAAATAG
- the LOC113767849 gene encoding IQ domain-containing protein IQM1-like, protein MIPEATNLLHAMLVMKELDAALARLQKGDNISPTKCRPEEIVDTVEKLRWRILDVTSLMRSSVTFVSLEQPETAVSRWSRAKIRVAKLVKGLCVDEKAQKLVLKYWLEAIDPCHRYGGNLHLYYVEWLKSQSPQPFFYWLDFGDGREVSLDQCPRISLQDQCIQYLGPKEREAYEVIIECGKLVYMRSGCPVDTPEDTKWIFVLSTRRKLYVGEKKKGLFQHSSFFAGGATIAAGRLISCNGTLQVIKLAIWSYSGHYRPPEENFVEMIRFLEGHHVDLSHVKTFPLDDDVPPPPPPPPRRNAPPEERRDSETVRTPPRKNPSTADNPYDANNL, encoded by the exons ATGATACCTGAGGCCACAAATTTATTGCATGCAATGCTGGTCATGAAAGAACTTGATGCAGCTCTAGCTAGATTGCAGAAAGGCGACAATATTTCCCCAACCAAATGTCGACCGGAAGAAATTGTTGATACAGTGGAGAAGCTACG GTGGAGGATCTTAGATGTTACATCTCTTATGCGAAGCTCTGTAACATTCGTCAGCCTTGAGCAACCGGAAACTGCTGTTTCACGTTGGTCACGAGCTAAAATTCGAGTTGCCAAG TTAGTAAAAGGTTTGTGCGTGGATGAGAAGGCTCAAAAATTAGTTCTCAAGTACTGGCTAGAAGCA ATTGATCCATGCCACCGCTACGGTGGAAATTTACACCTTTATTATGTTGAATGGCTCAAGAGCCAGAGCCCTCAGCCTTTCTTCTACTG GCTAGATTTTGGAGATGGTAGAGAAGTCTCACTCGATCAGTGTCCAAGGATTTCTCTGCAAGATCAATGCATCCAATATCTTGGCCCG AAAGAGAGGGAAGCATATGAAGTAATCATAGAGTGTGGGAAGCTTGTGTACATGCGAAGTGGTTGTCCTGTGGACACTCCTGAGGATACTAAATGGATATTTGTTCTGAGCACAAGAAGGAAATTGTACgtaggagagaagaaaaaaggcTTGTTTCAGCACTCGAGCTTTTTTGCAGGAGGGGCTACTATTGCCGCTGGACGACTGATTTCTTGTAATGGAACCCTTCAGGTAATTAAGCTT GCTATATGGTCGTACAGTGGCCATTATCGTCCACCGGAAGAGAATTTCGTGGAGATGATTCGCTTCTTAGAGGGACATCATGTGGACTTGAGCCATGTCAag ACATTCCCTTTAGATGACGACGTTCCTCCGCCACCGCCACCACCACCACGACGAAACGCTCCTCCAGAAGAGCGGCGAGATTCAGAGACCGTCAGAACTCCTCCACGAAAAAATCCGTCAACCGCCGATAATCCATACGACGCTAACAATCTCTAG
- the LOC113769458 gene encoding protein IQ-DOMAIN 1-like, whose amino-acid sequence MGASAKWIKSLISLKKTQSCDHEKGSGKSKKWKLWRTTSGGLSVMSRGVKRGGRTPESEESESSSCGYESAMAAAVARAPHIDFSVLRQEWAAIRIQTVFRAFLAKRALRALKALVRLQAIFRGRQVRKQAAVTLRCMQALVRVQARVRANCIQTSLEGQSLKNCVSENEDQADMIKQAENGWCNSRGTVEEVRSKLQMKQEGAVKRERAIAYALSQPQSRRKPYSNRALSGDNMNKHNSGLSWLERWMATKPWESRLMEGFHTSSLDMTPISSKYDRDSVGSFSNSLENDSVKIRRNKVSTRISARPSTDDKLIRTSSDPSSECLYDESTTSTSSLSTSETPGSNEAPVDGYGIKLSFMNATESIKAKQRASPYQSRSMQMRSADNLQFYRKPSSFCGSINRRSADSDLHSVQLCKDLYPPVQLGKYNRMRS is encoded by the exons ATGGGTGCTTCAGCAAAGTGGATTAAATCGTTGATTTCACTCAAAAAGACTCAGTCTTGCGATCAT GAAAAGGGTAGTGGGAAGAGCAAAAAATGGAAGCTATGGAGGACTACATCTGGTGGGCTGTCAGTGATGTCCAGAGGGGTGAAAAGAGGCGGGCGGACGCCTGAATCAGAAGAATCTGAATCTTCATCATGTGGGTATGAGAGTGCCATGGCTGCAGCTGTGGCTAGAGCTCCGCACATAGACTTCTCAGTGCTCAGGCAAGAATGGGCTGCTATTAGAATCCAGACCGTATTTCGAGCTTTTCTG GCAAAACGTGCTCTTAGGGCCTTGAAAGCACTAGTCAGGCTACAGGCAATATTTCGTGGTCGACAGGTTAGAAAGCAAGCTGCTGTGACCCTGAGGTGTATGCAGGCTTTGGTGCGAGTTCAAGCTCGAGTTAGAGCTAATTGCATCCAAACATCACTAGAAGGACAGTCTCTGAAAAATTGTGTATCAGAAAATGAAGACCAAGCTGATATGATCAAACAGGCAGAG AATGGGTGGTGTAACAGTCGTGGTACAGTGGAAGAAGTAAGATCTAAGTTACAAATGAAGCAAGAAGGAGCAGTCAAAAGGGAAAGGGCCATTGCATATGCACTTTCTCAACCG CAATCTAGAAGGAAGCCGTATTCAAACAGGGCATTATCCGGTGACAATATGAACAAGCACAATTCTGGACTAAGCTGGCTGGAACGTTGGATGGCAACCAAGCCATGGGAGAGTAGGCTGATGGAAGGATTCCATACGAGCTCATTGGATATGACTCcaatttcttcgaaatatgaCCGCGACAGTGTTGGGTCCTTTTCAAATTCATTAGAGAATGATTCGGTCAAAATTAGGCGAAACAAGGTTTCTACTAGGATTTCTGCACGACCGTCAACAGATGATAAGCTTATTCGAACATCCTCTGATCCAAGCTCTGAATGTTTATACGATGAGAGCACCACATCAACTTCATCCTTGTCAACTTCTGAAACTCCAGGGTCAAATGAGGCTCCAGTGGATGGATATGGTATTAAGCTTAGCTTCATGAATGCCACAGAATCTATCAAGGCCAAGCAGAGAGCTTCCCCATATCAGTCTCGTAGCATGCAGATGCGCTCTGCTGATAACCTACAATTTTACAGGAAGCCAAGCTCATTTTGTGGAAGCATAAACAGGAGGAGTGCTGATTCAGATCTTCATTCAGTCCAGTTGTGCAAGGATCTTTATCCACCTGTTCAGTTGGGTAAATATAATCGTATGAGAAGTTGA